One window of the Ciona intestinalis unplaced genomic scaffold, KH HT000124.2, whole genome shotgun sequence genome contains the following:
- the LOC100176664 gene encoding alpha-tectorin-like, producing MHPNSTRNYNLISQSCPADSYTTVTRNHNSSYTTFEFKSFIWTNVTLSSQQIYVHCEVTICDQNLNATCNTLNCAPSRRRRDASTNSYKVISAGPVLIATSIDDDTRPCEQNDYCSDVCTMMGGKPVCSCGEGLKLGEDMRTCVELSNEDSNTLVYLMGISLVLLLGIIAMKKFNA from the exons ATGCATCCAAACTCTACGAGGAACTATAATCTAATATCTCAAAG CTGTCCTGCTGATAGTTATACAACGGTGACACGCAACCACAACTCTAGTTACACAACTTTCGAATTCAAATCGTTCATATGGACCAACGTCACACTCTCGTCTCAACAAATATACGTCCACTGTGAAGTGACAATATGTGATCAAAACTTGAACGCAACCTGCAATACCCTT AACTGTGCACCCAGTCGTCGACGTCGCGATGCTTCTACGAATTCGTACAAGGTCATTTCTGCTGGTCCCGTCCTAATTGCTACAAGTATAGATGATGATACGAGACCATGTGAACAG AATGATTATTGTTCCGATGTATGTACGATGATGGGTGGTAAGCCCGTATGCTCGTGTGGTGAAGGGTTGAAACTTGGAGAGGATATGAGAACATGTGTTG AATTGTCGAACGAGGATTCGAACACGCTGGTCTACCTAATGGGGATTTCCCTGGTACTTTTACTTGGAATAATAGCAATGAAGAAATTCAACGCATAG
- the LOC100181526 gene encoding putative uncharacterized protein DDB_G0290521, giving the protein MAVLLGWALTSTSHVATNCLLLPKAQPKTQPKAQLKAQPKNQPKTQPKTQPKAQLKAQPKAQPKTQPKNQLKVQPKAQPKPNPKSTQGPTQGPTQGPTQNSTQNSTQGPTQGPTQGPTQNSTQNSTQGPTQGPTQGPTQNSTQNSTQGPTSASATTPVLPPIVCSISPSFNLSSDMLRMLNASSTDQLIISPTYVEDISTVSSKCKALGSQPTFHFNLTDCPAVYKSNGTHLSVTYVIRNKAGFNRPSVVQRFKDIAMNITCDFKTQEMINFAQIIPEIQKIQVSKHQFVDGSTSTLGSTIPTVSR; this is encoded by the exons ATGGCAGTGTTACTGGGTTGGGCTTTAACTTCAACTTCGCAc GTTGCAACCAATTGTCTCTTGTTACCCAAGGCCCAACCCAAAACTCAACCCAAGGCTCAACTCAAGGCCCAACCCAAGAACCAACCCAAAACTCAACCCAAAACTCAACCCAAGGCCCAACTCAAGGCCCAACCCAAAGCCCAACCCAAAACTCAACCCAAGAACCAACTCAAGGTCCAACCCAAGGCCCAACCCAAGCCCAACCCAAAATCAACCCAAGGCCCAACTCAAGGCCCAACTCAAGGCCCAACCCAAAACTCAACCCAAAACTCAACCCAAGGCCCAACTCAAGGCCCAACCCAAGGCCCAACCCAAAACTCAACCCAAAACTCAACCCAAGGCCCAACTCAAGGCCCAACCCAAGGCCCAACCCAAAACTCAACCCAAAACTCAACCCAAGGCCCAACCTCCGCTTCTGCCACTACCCCTGTTCTTCCACCGATTGTTTGTTCAATCTCGCCAAGTTTTAA CCTCAGCAGCGACATGTTGCGGATGTTAAACGCCAGTTCAACCGACCAGCTCATTATTTCACCAACATACGTTGAAGACATCAGCACAGTCTCATCCAAGTGTAAAGCTCTTGGCAGTCAACCAACCTTCCATTTTAATCTGACTGACTGTCCGGCAGTTTACAAG TCAAACGGGACACACTTGTCTGTTACGTACGTTATACGTAATAAAGCTGGCTTTAACCGGCCCTCGGTAGTTCAAAGATTCAAAGACATCGCAATGAACATTACATGTGATTTCAAAACACAAGAAATGATCAATTTCGCTCAAATAATCCCAGAAATACA AAAAATTCAAGTTTCCAAACATCAGTTCGTGGACGGTTCGACATCGACTTTGGGTTCTACAATTCCAACAGTTTCTCGGTGA
- the LOC100186268 gene encoding serine/threonine-protein phosphatase 5 isoform X1, with the protein MAAEVMSVNGELNDSDRLKAEKFKEEANHLFKDKKYEEAIDLYTKAIEVNPKSAVYHANRSFANLRLENYGFALEDATTAISCDKKYIKAYYRRASAYMSLGKFKLALRDLEAIVKVRPTDKDARMKYTACSKIVKQKAFEKAIACEDNKKLVSESINLDNITVEESYNGPRIPESGINAEFMKNLVQTFKDQNKLHRRYAYQILLEMKEILSGLPSLVDIVVEKDDQLTVCGDVHGQYYDMCHVFELNGLPAEDNPYLFNGDFVDRGSWSVEVILVLFGYKILLPNKFHLVRGNHETDYMNQMYGFEGEVKAKYGGNMMGLFSEVFNWLPLSYCINGKVLIMHGGLCEKDGVTLDDLRKIERNRQPPENGLMCDLLWSDPQAKMGRGVSKRGVSCQFGPDITSNFLRNNGLDYIIRSHECKNGGYEEQHNGKCITIFSAPNYCDQMGNKGAFITLRAPDLIPKFTQFEAVKHPEVQPMAYANSFMRMNGMF; encoded by the exons ATGGCTGCTGAAGTTATGAGTGTAAACGGGGAATTAAATGATTCAGACAGGCTAAAAGCTGAGAAATTTAAAGAAGAAGCCAaccatttatttaaag ACAAGAAATATGAAGAAGCGATCGACCTTTACACGAAAGCAATTGAAGTGAACCCTAAGTCTGCTGTCTACCACGCAAACCGTAGTTTTGCCAACCTACGATTAGAGAACTATGGATTTGCGCTTGAAGATGCTACTACTGCAATATCatgtgataaaaaatatattaaa GCTTACTATAGAAGGGCTTCTGCCTATATGTCGTTGGGGAAGTTTAAACTAGCGCTACGTGACTTAGAAGCT ATTGTTAAAGTTCGTCCCACAGACAAAGATGCGCGAATGAAATACACAGCTTGcagtaaaattgtaaaacaaaaagctTTTGAGAAAGCGATCGCTTGCGAAGATAACAAGAAACTTGTATCGGAAAGTATTAACCTTGATAATATAA CTGTTGAGGAAAGTTACAACGGTCCGCGAATACCCGAGAGCGGAATAAACGCAgaatttatgaaaaatttgGTCCAGACATTTAAAGATCAGAATAAGTTACACAGAAG ATATGCTTACCAAATCCTGCTTGAAATGAAAGAAATATTGAGTGGGTTGCCGTCGTTGGTTGATATTGTAGTAGAAAAG GACGATCAACTAACTGTATGTGGAGACGTACATGGCCAATACTATGACATGTGTCATGTGTTTGAACTCAATGGACTCCCAGCAGAAGACAATCCTTAT TTATTCAATGGAGATTTTGTCGACAGAGGTTCTTGGTCGGTAGAAGTTATATTGGTGCTGTTTGGTTACAAAATTTTACTCCCTAACAAGTTCCACCTTGTTCGAG GCAACCATGAAACTGACTACATGAACCAGATGTATGGATTCGAGGGCGAGGTTAAAGCTAAATATGGGGGAAACATGATGGGTTTATTCAGTGAGGTGTTTAACTGGCTACCTCTGTCTTACTGTATCAACGGAAAAGTACTG ATTATGCATGGTGGGTTATGTGAGAAAGATGGCGTGACCTTGGATGACCTTCGTAAAATCGAGCGAAATCGTCAACCTCCAGAGAACGGACTCATGTGTGACCTCTTGTGGTCAGATCCTCAAGCAAAG ATGGGCAGAGGTGTAAGCAAGCGTGGGGTAAGTTGTCAATTTGGACCTGACATCACATCAAACTTTCTACGCAATAATGGGTTGGATTATATTATAAGAAGCCACGAATGTAAG AATGGTGGATACGAGGAGCAACACAACGGTAAATGCATCACAATATTCTCCGCTCCGAACTATTGTGATCAGATGGGAAACAAGGGGGCTTTCATCACGTTACGAGCACCAGATTTAATTCCAAAGTTCACACAGTTTGAAGCAGTG AAACACCCGGAAGTCCAACCAATGGCGTACGCAAACTCATTCATGCGAATGAATGGAATGTTTTAA
- the LOC100186268 gene encoding serine/threonine-protein phosphatase 5 isoform X2: MAAEVMSVNGELNDSDRLKAEKFKEEANHLFKDKKYEEAIDLYTKAIEVNPKSAVYHANRSFANLRLENYGFALEDATTAISCDKKYIKAYYRRASAYMSLGKFKLALRDLEAIVKVRPTDKDARMKYTACSKIVKQKAFEKAIACEDNKKLVSETVEESYNGPRIPESGINAEFMKNLVQTFKDQNKLHRRYAYQILLEMKEILSGLPSLVDIVVEKDDQLTVCGDVHGQYYDMCHVFELNGLPAEDNPYLFNGDFVDRGSWSVEVILVLFGYKILLPNKFHLVRGNHETDYMNQMYGFEGEVKAKYGGNMMGLFSEVFNWLPLSYCINGKVLIMHGGLCEKDGVTLDDLRKIERNRQPPENGLMCDLLWSDPQAKMGRGVSKRGVSCQFGPDITSNFLRNNGLDYIIRSHECKNGGYEEQHNGKCITIFSAPNYCDQMGNKGAFITLRAPDLIPKFTQFEAVKHPEVQPMAYANSFMRMNGMF; the protein is encoded by the exons ATGGCTGCTGAAGTTATGAGTGTAAACGGGGAATTAAATGATTCAGACAGGCTAAAAGCTGAGAAATTTAAAGAAGAAGCCAaccatttatttaaag ACAAGAAATATGAAGAAGCGATCGACCTTTACACGAAAGCAATTGAAGTGAACCCTAAGTCTGCTGTCTACCACGCAAACCGTAGTTTTGCCAACCTACGATTAGAGAACTATGGATTTGCGCTTGAAGATGCTACTACTGCAATATCatgtgataaaaaatatattaaa GCTTACTATAGAAGGGCTTCTGCCTATATGTCGTTGGGGAAGTTTAAACTAGCGCTACGTGACTTAGAAGCT ATTGTTAAAGTTCGTCCCACAGACAAAGATGCGCGAATGAAATACACAGCTTGcagtaaaattgtaaaacaaaaagctTTTGAGAAAGCGATCGCTTGCGAAGATAACAAGAAACTTGTATCGGAAA CTGTTGAGGAAAGTTACAACGGTCCGCGAATACCCGAGAGCGGAATAAACGCAgaatttatgaaaaatttgGTCCAGACATTTAAAGATCAGAATAAGTTACACAGAAG ATATGCTTACCAAATCCTGCTTGAAATGAAAGAAATATTGAGTGGGTTGCCGTCGTTGGTTGATATTGTAGTAGAAAAG GACGATCAACTAACTGTATGTGGAGACGTACATGGCCAATACTATGACATGTGTCATGTGTTTGAACTCAATGGACTCCCAGCAGAAGACAATCCTTAT TTATTCAATGGAGATTTTGTCGACAGAGGTTCTTGGTCGGTAGAAGTTATATTGGTGCTGTTTGGTTACAAAATTTTACTCCCTAACAAGTTCCACCTTGTTCGAG GCAACCATGAAACTGACTACATGAACCAGATGTATGGATTCGAGGGCGAGGTTAAAGCTAAATATGGGGGAAACATGATGGGTTTATTCAGTGAGGTGTTTAACTGGCTACCTCTGTCTTACTGTATCAACGGAAAAGTACTG ATTATGCATGGTGGGTTATGTGAGAAAGATGGCGTGACCTTGGATGACCTTCGTAAAATCGAGCGAAATCGTCAACCTCCAGAGAACGGACTCATGTGTGACCTCTTGTGGTCAGATCCTCAAGCAAAG ATGGGCAGAGGTGTAAGCAAGCGTGGGGTAAGTTGTCAATTTGGACCTGACATCACATCAAACTTTCTACGCAATAATGGGTTGGATTATATTATAAGAAGCCACGAATGTAAG AATGGTGGATACGAGGAGCAACACAACGGTAAATGCATCACAATATTCTCCGCTCCGAACTATTGTGATCAGATGGGAAACAAGGGGGCTTTCATCACGTTACGAGCACCAGATTTAATTCCAAAGTTCACACAGTTTGAAGCAGTG AAACACCCGGAAGTCCAACCAATGGCGTACGCAAACTCATTCATGCGAATGAATGGAATGTTTTAA
- the LOC100183896 gene encoding iron-sulfur cluster assembly 2 homolog, mitochondrial-like → MSSLIFKRVINNSFLTYGVPRYLASKVVKQTNGPRVALSTASVNANKDILHITDACVKQLKKVATPDEFLRISVEGGGCSGFTYKFELDDNIMEDDKSYERDGVKVVTDDGSLELIKGSYIDYQEELIKSSFRVSDNPQSNTNCSCGVSFSVEL, encoded by the exons ATGTCttcacttatttttaaaagagttATTAACAATAG TTTTCTTACATATGGTGTCCCAAGGTATCTTGCAAGCAAAGTagtgaaacaaacaaatggTCCCAGAGTTGCCCTTTCAACAGCATCAGTAAATGCTAATAAAGACATACTGCACATAACTGATGCATGTGTAAAG CAATTAAAGAAAGTTGCAACACCAGATGAATTCCTTAGAATATCCGTTGAAGGAGGAGGTTGTTCTGGTTTTACTTATAAGTTTGAACTTGATGATAATATCATGGAGGATGACAA AAGTTACGAGCGAGACGGGGTCAAAGTTGTAACCGACGATGGATCGTTAGAATTAATAAAAGGATCGTATATTGATTATCAAGAAGAATTGATAAAAAGTTCATTCCGAGTTTCCGACAATCCTCAATCGAATACAAACTGTTCATGCGGTGTCTCGTTTTCAgtggaattataa
- the LOC100179195 gene encoding RCC1-like G exchanging factor-like protein: MFRKTLVILHHNTRSYYKAPVKINSNAEKKLEHLPIHRFVGKSRKRYKQIHVCGLTVTGALGLPDIVVPDGLKPPVIHQPYPHKIILDGISSFDCGYGFSMFCGNQSGSNVWACGINTDSQIGFHKYQDEKHEKMPNNQYYNYVMKPLPLPLPLKGKSSKVLDVSCGRAHSVILTDEAIFTVGNNAFGQCGRRIIDGEIYEGSQKINRIPHEHFGSKVAKVFCGMDHTMFLTKEGKVFTCGWGADGQTGLGQFECTEIPTEVKSDLEGVKITQLSTFSDTSLALSDEHEVYGWGNSEYDQLGCVTESTQLTYPKKLPFKLPSKVVQVAAGGTAFLLLDGNGDVYVWGHGILGKGPNLESTSWPTKIPPTLFGRNEFNLDVKVVSITCGLGHFAAVTNKGELFTWGKNRNGCLGIGTHSDQYFPWKVLIGAEVQKVSCGVDHMIVMSKTFL, translated from the coding sequence ATGTTTAGAAAAACTTTAGTAATTTTGCACCATAACACACGCTCTTACTATAAGGCTCcagttaaaattaattcaaacgCCGAGAAAAAGTTAGAACATCTTCCGATTCATAGATTTGTTGGGAAAAGTCGTAAAAGATACAAACAGATACACGTATGTGGCTTGACAGTTACTGGAGCGCTTGGTTTGCCAGATATAGTCGTGCCCGATGGTCTAAAGCCCCCTGTTATACACCAGCCGTATCCCCACAAGATAATTTTGGACGGAATTTCTAGTTTTGACTGCGGATATGGGTTTAGTATGTTCTGTGGTAACCAGTCAGGCTCAAACGTTTGGGCATGTGGAATTAATACAGACTCTCAGATCGGTTTTCACAAATATCAAGAcgaaaaacatgaaaaaatgcCAAATAATCAGTATTATAATTACGTTATGAAGCCATTACCTCTGCCTTTGCCTTTAAAAGGGAAATCCAGTAAAGTTTTGGACGTTTCTTGTGGCCGTGCTCATTCTGTAATCTTGACTGATGAAGCTATATTTACAGTTGGTAACAATGCATTTGGACAATGCGGGCGTCGGATTATAGATGGAGAAATATACGAGGGGAGCCAGAAAATTAATCGGATACCTCATGAACATTTTGGAAGCAAAGTTGCAAAAGTTTTTTGCGGAATGGATCATACAATGTTTCTTACAAAGGAAGGTAAAGTATTCACGTGTGGGTGGGGTGCTGATGGTCAGACAGGGTTGGGGCAGTTTGAATGTACTGAAATACCTACTGAAGTAAAAAGTGATTTGGAGGGAGTTAAAATCACACAACTTTCAACGTTTTCTGACACAAGTCTCGCACTTTCtgatgagcatgaggtatatgggTGGGGGAATTCTGAATATGATCAACTGGGTTGTGTAACTGAATCCACACAACTGACTTACCCGAAGAAGCTGCCGTTTAAATTGCCGTCAAAAGTTGTCCAAGTTGCCGCTGGTGGTACAGCATTTCTGTTACTTGATGGAAATGgtgatgtctatgtttggGGCCATGGTATATTAGGTAAAGGACCAAATCTTGAAAGCACAAGTTGGCCGACTAAAATTCCGCCGACTTTGTTTGGAAGAAATGAATTTAATCTAGACGTCAAAGTGGTTTCTATAACTTGTGGCCTCGGACATTTTGCCGCAGTCACAAATAAGGGGGAATTGTTTACTTGGGGAAAGAACAGGAATGGCTGTCTTGGTATAGGAACTCATTCTGACCAATATTTTCCATGGAAAGTTCTGATTGGAGCCGAAGTACAAAAAGTCTCATGTGGCGTCGATCATATGATAGTCATGTCAAAAACCTTTTTGTGA
- the LOC100186878 gene encoding mediator of RNA polymerase II transcription subunit 22-like, which produces MAQRQALSHTIQNQLNSYNKRLKDDIRSMLDNFCEIIKSGKVDENQQLDRATQNYYDVYQMRVRSANIVRAGESLLRLIAELKTFLILNDFPSINRHIEAQNNHLNLVSGKWNEQLVRLRDEASVVLHDLESELYSSIRPKQ; this is translated from the coding sequence ATGGCGCAACGACAAGCGTTGTCACACACCATACAGAATCAATTGAACTCGTACAACAAAAGATTGAAAGACGACATTCGTTCAATGCTAGATAACTTCTGTGAAATTATAAAGTCCGGAAAAGTTGATGAAAACCAACAACTGGATAGAGCGACGCAAAATTATTACGACGTTTACCAAATGAGGGTTCGGTCGGCTAACATAGTGCGTGCAGGGGAGTCGCTTCTACGTTTGATTGCCGAgcttaaaacatttcttattCTGAATGACTTCCCAAGCATCAACCGGCATATTGAGGCACAAAATAACCATCTTAACTTAGTGTCGGGGAAATGGAACGAACAGTTAGTTCGACTACGAGATGAAGCATCCGTCGTATTACATGATCTGGAGTCGGAACTTTACAGCTCCATCCGcccaaaacaataa
- the LOC100184482 gene encoding kelch domain-containing protein 4, whose product MGKKNKKEKGKGAEKAAQKLAKKDRKAEGMEDLEAMIAQFKEEDKQRTTFTEEVSSHPTPRTNLSVTTHPDKDELIFFGGEYFNGKKTTVFNDLFVYNIKKSKWMKQSVPNPPPPRCAHQAVAVAKEGGQLWVFGGEFASPNNLQFYHYKDLWVLNLKEHKWDQIKAKGGPSQRSGHRMVVYKQNIFVFGGFHESHKNFIYFNDCYLFSLSDYTWAKLSPTGSGPCPRSACQLAVTQDGVLIIGGYSKVKVNKEVDKGTSHSDIFLLREKPGNKWSWEKVKETGNKPWPRSGFSVAPISGNRVGFFGGVCDDEDEEEIKSLFFNSMHCLDTVSYRWFNVEFYKKGKEKKLPEDDVGDVKDDEVMKILPCPRMNSSLAVKKHTMYLFGGVVEDGDKQVTLNDLWSIDLRKLNSWDQILEADDTGADWFEEEEEEEEGSSEEEMEVDEPGCSGDHVK is encoded by the coding sequence ATgggtaagaaaaataaaaaggaaaaaggcaAAGGAGCTGAGAAGGCAGCTCAAAAACTCGCCAAGAAAGATCGTAAAGCTGAGGGGATGGAGGATCTGGAAGCGATGATCGCTCAATTTAAGGAAGaagataaacaaagaacgacGTTTACCGAAGAAGTTTCTTCTCACCCAACACCGAGGACAAATCTATCAGTGACCACTCATCCTGATAAAGACGAACTTATTTTCTTCGGTGGGGAGTATTTTAACGGTAAGAAAACGACGGTTTTTAatgatttgtttgtttataatattaagaAGTCTAAATGGATGAAACAATCTGTGCCCAACCCTCCACCACCAAGGTGCGCTCACCAAGCTGTGGCTGTAGCAAAGGAAGGGGGACAATTGTGGGTCTTTGGGGGGGAATTTGCATCTCCAAATAACCTACAATTCTACCATTACAAAGACCTATGGGTCTTGAATTTGAAAGAGCATAAATGGGACCAGATAAAAGCTAAAGGGGGACCATCCCAAAGAAGTGGACATCGCATGgttgtttacaaacaaaacattttcgtGTTCGGGGGTTTTCATGAAAgtcataaaaactttatttattttaacgaTTGTTATTTGTTCAGTTTAAGTGATTATACTTGGGCAAAGCTGAGTCCAACTGGAAGTGGACCATGTCCTAGGTCCGCTTGCCAGTTAGCAGTAACACAGGATGGCGTGTTAATTATTGGCGGGTATTCCAAAGTTAAAGTGAACAAAGAAGTTGACAAGGGAACGTCACATTCAGATATTTTCCTTTTGAGAGAAAAACCCGGGAATAAATGGAGTTGggaaaaagtaaaagaaacTGGGAACAAACCGTGGCCAAGATCCGGGTTCTCTGTCGCTCCTATCTCCGGGAATCGAGTAGGATTTTTTGGAGGAGTTTGTGATGACGAAGACGAGGAAGAAATCAAGAGTTTGTTCTTTAACTCGATGCACTGCTTGGATACAGTATCATACCGGTGGTTCAATGTcgagttttataaaaaagggaAAGAAAAGAAACTTCCAGAAGATGATGTTGGTGATGTTAAAGATGATGAAGTGATGAAGATCCTTCCATGTCCGAGGATGAATTCATCACTCGCGGTGAAGAAACACACGATGTATTTGTTCGGGGGGGTTGTTGAAGATggagataaacaagttacgttGAACGATCTGTGGTCCATTGATCTTCGGAAGTTAAACTCGTGGGATCAGATCCTGGAGGCGGATGACACAGGAGCTGATTGGTTCGAGGAGGAGGAAGAGGAGGAGGAGGGATCAAGTGAAGAGGAAATGGAGGTTGATGAACCTGGATGTAGCGGGGATCATGTTAAATGA